One Campylobacter concisus DNA segment encodes these proteins:
- a CDS encoding glycosyltransferase — protein MINILELESSLVYCIHSILGRLFKAIKENKIELLFKRNDKNLLKNTFKNMIEDANLRAKFSANARTFIVENFSIKTMVEQTEKMYETL, from the coding sequence ATGATAAACATACTTGAGCTTGAAAGCTCGCTAGTTTATTGCATACACAGCATTTTAGGTAGACTTTTCAAAGCAATAAAAGAAAATAAAATAGAGCTTTTATTTAAAAGAAATGATAAGAATTTGCTAAAAAATACCTTCAAAAATATGATAGAAGATGCTAATCTTCGTGCAAAATTTAGTGCAAATGCTAGAACTTTTATAGTAGAAAATTTCTCAATCAAAACAATGGTTGAACAAACGGAAAAAATGTATGAAACTCTTTGA
- a CDS encoding glycosyltransferase family 9 protein has product MKLFENIMRLILKFKKIQKTQLVTEPFQTVCFFSNTALGDTIFNTPVFRVFKQNFPHVKVVALLNPSTALLFKTDPNIDEILLYNGKKSGFLDVLKKLKKISPDIVFILHSNEPQATPLAVLCGAKYIFKLPNLNNNFSTFHSNMPEPYGDERYVVLNRLEQLKFIGIQSYDTRLNLYLEASDFTNVDEVLKGYESRKIVGFQMGASTISRQWFIDKWEKLARLVFQDRDAIIVLTGSPTERAMTKQLEERINNSRVLNLAGKFNIREAAALISRLNILITPDTGPLHVAAALKTPTIGLFAVASPINSNPDFDIDIHKFIKKPRTCSPCVGKKCKFQKCMLQIDEKEVYDMLKEMI; this is encoded by the coding sequence ATGAAACTCTTTGAAAACATTATGCGTCTAATTTTAAAATTTAAAAAAATACAAAAGACACAGTTAGTGACTGAGCCATTTCAAACCGTTTGTTTTTTTAGCAATACAGCACTGGGCGATACTATTTTTAACACGCCAGTATTTCGAGTGTTTAAGCAAAATTTTCCGCATGTAAAAGTAGTTGCACTGCTAAATCCATCTACTGCGTTACTTTTTAAAACTGATCCAAATATTGATGAAATTTTATTATATAATGGTAAGAAAAGTGGTTTTTTGGATGTTTTAAAAAAATTAAAAAAAATATCCCCAGATATAGTTTTTATTTTGCACTCAAACGAACCGCAAGCCACCCCTCTAGCAGTCCTCTGCGGAGCAAAATATATATTTAAACTACCAAATTTAAATAATAATTTTAGCACCTTTCACTCAAATATGCCAGAGCCCTATGGAGATGAAAGATATGTGGTTTTAAACCGCTTAGAGCAGCTTAAATTTATAGGTATTCAAAGTTATGATACGCGTCTAAATTTATACCTTGAGGCAAGTGATTTTACTAATGTTGATGAAGTACTAAAAGGCTATGAGAGCCGTAAAATTGTGGGTTTTCAAATGGGTGCTAGCACTATTTCTAGGCAGTGGTTTATAGATAAGTGGGAAAAACTTGCAAGGCTTGTTTTTCAAGATAGAGATGCTATCATAGTCTTAACAGGAAGTCCTACTGAGCGTGCAATGACTAAGCAGCTAGAAGAAAGGATAAACAATTCTCGCGTTTTAAACCTTGCTGGTAAATTTAACATTAGAGAAGCAGCCGCACTGATCTCTAGACTAAATATACTCATCACGCCAGACACTGGTCCTTTGCATGTCGCAGCAGCCCTAAAAACTCCAACTATTGGTCTTTTTGCGGTGGCATCACCTATAAATTCAAATCCAGATTTTGATATAGATATTCATAAATTTATTAAAAAACCACGCACTTGCTCTCCATGCGTAGGCAAAAAGTGTAAATTTCAAAAATGTATGTTGCAAATAGATGAAAAAGAGGTTTATGATATGCTCAAGGAAATGATTTGA
- a CDS encoding glycosyltransferase family 4 protein: protein MKKILFVDTGYEYGGGTKSFIYLLEGLEKYKKYQFSAFFENDYKVGEQNISEIINNLGVNFIKFMPKRQPAKIIKELLRIFSKEILAKYLYQKDYKYAIAMLSNEKPDIIHLNNHFSTNLAYIEAANVLGIKVIQHLRKNSLIEPFKLKILKKQKFIPICVSNSTYNFYAKQIEMQKNIIYNPIIVSNELSSIKGIAFNQNKINIIMPANFLTLKGHELVFDALTLLKRDDIKVYFAGSGELTPGAKEKFNKLIKSSKAQYLGFVQQMGEIYKNCDYVIGFSSDEGLPRVVIEGLSCGLGVIYSNIPVIREIYNISSKKEDFFIVQRDPRSLLKCLENLAKPSSKAPDSAVIDTFSLDNYIRSVDAIYSDL from the coding sequence TTGAAAAAAATTTTGTTTGTAGATACTGGATATGAATATGGTGGCGGAACAAAGAGCTTTATATATCTCTTAGAAGGTCTAGAAAAATACAAAAAATATCAATTTAGTGCTTTTTTTGAAAATGACTATAAAGTTGGCGAACAAAATATATCTGAAATAATCAATAATCTTGGCGTGAACTTTATAAAATTTATGCCAAAGAGGCAGCCAGCAAAAATAATAAAAGAGCTGTTGCGTATATTTAGCAAAGAAATTTTAGCTAAATACCTTTATCAAAAAGATTACAAATATGCCATCGCTATGCTTTCAAATGAAAAACCAGACATAATTCATCTAAATAATCACTTTTCAACAAATCTTGCCTACATCGAAGCTGCAAATGTTTTAGGCATTAAAGTTATACAGCATTTACGAAAAAATTCTCTCATAGAGCCGTTTAAGCTTAAAATTTTAAAGAAACAAAAATTTATACCTATTTGTGTTTCAAATTCGACCTATAATTTTTATGCCAAGCAGATAGAAATGCAAAAAAATATAATCTACAATCCAATAATAGTTAGCAATGAGCTATCGAGTATTAAAGGTATAGCGTTTAACCAAAATAAGATCAACATAATAATGCCTGCAAATTTTCTAACACTCAAAGGACATGAGCTGGTCTTTGATGCGCTAACTCTTTTAAAAAGAGATGATATTAAGGTTTACTTTGCAGGCAGTGGCGAGCTGACACCTGGTGCAAAAGAGAAATTTAATAAGCTAATAAAATCTAGTAAAGCACAATATTTGGGATTTGTGCAACAAATGGGAGAAATTTATAAAAATTGTGACTACGTAATAGGCTTTTCAAGCGATGAAGGATTGCCAAGGGTTGTCATAGAAGGACTTAGTTGTGGCCTTGGCGTTATTTACTCAAATATACCAGTTATAAGAGAAATTTATAATATATCATCAAAAAAAGAAGATTTTTTTATAGTCCAAAGAGACCCAAGATCGCTTTTAAAATGTCTTGAAAATTTAGCTAAACCAAGCTCAAAAGCACCAGATAGTGCAGTCATTGATACTTTTAGTTTGGATAATTATATTCGCAGCGTTGATGCGATATATAGTGATCTTTGA
- a CDS encoding glycosyltransferase family 9 protein, with product MFYLLQYLFFYPILKFISFFRKPSDKILIIQTAKIGDYANSTIIFEPLSKFDILLDEINLAFAKHDNRIDKIFIINDIKKKKTSKLRLAFALFKQNYKDVYILMPNSLNLFLARCTLSKNIVTIKHYATSSSFALLSFGMKKISHTLNDLTLLTYLKMIDINELKFEKQLQKPLQVPSENIIKSDKFKIGISLSAGNKMKTPPNQTWNKILQIFSKFDCEIYIFGVGDENRLLEKLILECEKRNSFEGLKFISMIDKIKLEELPFYLSQMQLYISSDTGNYYVADSVHTPTICLMGPCFASEQRGVFDSLIINSALAPISSVFKTVRNIDASSFFELSKDDLEKIERFVKDHYISHQRCEYNYPN from the coding sequence TTGTTTTACCTTTTGCAATATCTATTTTTTTATCCAATACTTAAATTTATAAGTTTTTTTAGAAAGCCATCTGATAAAATTTTGATCATACAAACTGCAAAGATCGGCGACTACGCAAATTCTACTATTATCTTTGAGCCTTTATCTAAATTTGATATATTGCTCGATGAGATAAATTTGGCTTTTGCTAAGCACGACAATAGAATAGATAAAATTTTTATAATAAACGATATAAAAAAGAAAAAAACTTCCAAGCTAAGACTGGCTTTTGCACTTTTTAAACAAAACTATAAAGATGTTTATATACTTATGCCAAATAGCCTAAATCTTTTCTTAGCACGCTGCACTCTATCCAAAAACATAGTAACTATCAAACATTACGCTACTTCTAGCAGCTTTGCACTGCTATCTTTTGGTATGAAAAAAATTTCACACACATTAAACGACTTAACGCTCTTAACATACCTAAAGATGATAGATATTAATGAGTTAAAATTTGAAAAACAACTGCAAAAACCACTACAAGTGCCATCAGAAAATATTATCAAAAGCGATAAATTTAAGATAGGCATAAGCCTTAGCGCTGGTAATAAAATGAAAACACCACCAAATCAAACATGGAATAAGATTTTGCAAATTTTCTCTAAATTTGACTGTGAAATTTATATTTTTGGCGTTGGAGATGAGAATAGACTACTAGAAAAATTGATTTTAGAATGTGAAAAAAGAAATAGTTTTGAGGGATTAAAATTTATATCGATGATAGATAAGATCAAACTTGAAGAACTTCCATTTTATCTATCGCAAATGCAGTTATACATAAGCTCTGATACCGGAAACTACTATGTAGCTGACAGTGTGCACACTCCAACGATATGTTTAATGGGTCCTTGTTTTGCAAGTGAGCAAAGGGGAGTGTTTGATTCGCTTATTATAAATTCTGCTTTAGCTCCGATTAGCTCTGTATTTAAGACGGTTAGAAATATAGATGCAAGCTCTTTTTTTGAGCTTAGCAAAGATGATTTAGAAAAGATTGAGCGATTTGTCAAAGATCACTATATATCGCATCAACGCTGCGAATATAATTATCCAAACTAA
- a CDS encoding glycosyltransferase family 4 protein, whose product MINILELESSSGFGGQEHRTQRVINGLDKSKFKVFYGLNPGSKSFEKQIECEFVEFNLKKSYNIFEILKICKFVKQNNIKIISTHSGKDGTIGAIVGKICGVSVVRTRHLQLPITSPIPYNLSTKVVGVCNSVCADLIKRGVKKEKVLKIYTGIDTQKYTPEFKINMKKEFGLSDDVVGVCIVAVLRAAKNHKLLIDAFSELNLEKSALFIVGDGPQNENLKEYIKDKKNIFMLGNRTDVSDFLGSLDICVLPSDMEAIGGALLEASSCKLATIGSDVGGLGEAVSDGKSGFLFPNGDKEGLKKVLERLILDENLRKQMGEFGREYVKETFSIEKMIENTQNLYMELVK is encoded by the coding sequence ATGATAAATATACTTGAGCTTGAAAGCTCTTCGGGATTTGGTGGGCAAGAGCACCGCACGCAGCGTGTGATAAATGGACTGGATAAGAGTAAATTTAAGGTTTTTTATGGGCTAAACCCTGGCTCAAAAAGCTTTGAAAAGCAAATAGAGTGCGAATTTGTTGAGTTCAACCTAAAAAAGTCTTATAACATCTTTGAAATTTTAAAAATTTGCAAATTTGTAAAGCAAAATAATATAAAAATCATCTCAACTCACTCTGGCAAAGACGGCACAATAGGCGCGATCGTGGGCAAAATTTGTGGCGTTAGCGTGGTTCGCACTAGGCATTTACAGCTGCCTATCACTTCACCTATCCCTTACAATCTCAGCACAAAAGTGGTCGGCGTTTGCAACTCAGTCTGCGCCGATCTTATCAAAAGAGGTGTTAAAAAAGAGAAGGTACTAAAAATTTACACTGGCATCGACACGCAAAAATACACGCCAGAATTTAAGATAAATATGAAAAAAGAATTTGGGCTAAGTGACGACGTGGTGGGCGTTTGTATCGTGGCAGTGTTAAGAGCTGCTAAAAATCACAAACTCTTAATTGACGCATTTAGCGAGCTAAATTTAGAAAAATCGGCCCTTTTTATCGTGGGTGATGGTCCGCAAAATGAGAATTTAAAAGAATATATAAAAGATAAGAAAAATATCTTCATGCTTGGCAACAGAACCGATGTGAGCGACTTTTTAGGCTCGCTTGATATCTGTGTGCTACCTTCTGATATGGAGGCGATCGGCGGGGCGCTGCTTGAGGCGTCTTCGTGTAAGCTAGCTACCATCGGAAGCGACGTGGGCGGACTTGGCGAGGCTGTGAGTGACGGCAAGAGTGGATTTTTATTTCCAAATGGCGACAAAGAGGGGTTAAAAAAGGTACTTGAAAGGCTCATTTTGGATGAAAATTTAAGAAAGCAGATGGGTGAGTTTGGCCGAGAGTACGTAAAAGAGACATTTAGTATCGAAAAAATGATAGAAAACACACAAAATTTATATATGGAACTTGTAAAATGA
- a CDS encoding polysaccharide deacetylase family protein, whose translation MSVTVLMYHHVLEKSGFIASSVDEFRSHMKFLAENGYKTLSINEFIAYKKGELEVPKKSVCITFDDGWMDNYIYAYPIVKEFGLKANLFIVTGWIEAAQKAHEISRGSFLNGSHSECKNTAPSRPQDVILNLEQIDKMSDCFYFHSHTHGHFDNYFGQLSLDEEFGLCREFMKKNFGFEDDALCWPRGKYNDEYLSTAKKHGYNAFFTTKRGINRADGNLEEIKRIVTKRDEKWLKKTMFIYQNNFLGSIYAFLRS comes from the coding sequence ATGAGCGTAACGGTTTTGATGTATCACCATGTGCTTGAAAAGAGCGGATTTATCGCTAGTAGCGTGGATGAATTTAGATCGCACATGAAATTTCTAGCTGAAAATGGCTATAAAACGCTAAGTATAAATGAATTTATCGCATACAAAAAAGGCGAGCTGGAAGTACCAAAAAAGAGCGTTTGTATAACATTTGATGATGGTTGGATGGATAACTATATCTACGCCTATCCTATCGTGAAAGAATTTGGCCTAAAAGCAAATCTTTTTATAGTCACTGGCTGGATAGAAGCGGCGCAAAAGGCCCATGAGATAAGTCGTGGTAGCTTTTTAAATGGTAGTCACAGTGAATGTAAAAATACTGCACCAAGTAGGCCGCAAGATGTGATATTAAATTTAGAGCAGATCGATAAAATGAGTGACTGCTTTTATTTTCACTCACATACGCACGGTCATTTTGATAACTATTTTGGGCAGCTAAGTCTGGACGAGGAATTTGGCCTTTGCCGTGAGTTTATGAAGAAAAATTTTGGCTTTGAGGACGACGCACTTTGCTGGCCGCGTGGCAAATATAATGACGAATACCTAAGTACTGCTAAAAAACATGGCTACAATGCGTTTTTCACGACAAAACGCGGGATAAACAGGGCTGATGGTAATTTAGAGGAAATAAAACGCATAGTGACAAAGCGCGATGAAAAATGGCTTAAAAAGACTATGTTTATCTATCAAAATAACTTTTTGGGATCTATTTATGCTTTTCTTAGGAGTTAG
- a CDS encoding glycosyltransferase family A protein — translation MEFVIIDDGSPLKYEIPDFNLNLCWIKINENIKWNQSGARNLGALSAKSDKLIITDLDHIFYEDTLKFIANYAFKKHEIYKFRRTHIHRNNFISGNYPSHGNVFTMSRGVFLKYFGYDEEFAGNYDYEDNFCAEYFDALGFKRKYITKRKYFYRERDDNDVNRKSSYHSLNRDDSQNKIIYEKKKEKMKKYGAMVAHSRIFLNFNWQVLSEQFIKNIPENTIKRKFWLLNYFK, via the coding sequence ATGGAATTTGTCATAATAGATGACGGTTCGCCATTAAAATATGAAATACCAGATTTTAATCTAAATTTATGCTGGATAAAAATCAACGAAAACATAAAATGGAACCAAAGTGGAGCAAGAAATTTAGGAGCTTTAAGTGCAAAAAGTGATAAATTAATAATCACAGACTTAGACCATATCTTTTATGAAGACACATTAAAATTTATAGCGAACTACGCCTTTAAGAAGCATGAAATTTATAAATTTAGACGAACACATATCCATAGAAATAACTTTATATCAGGTAACTATCCATCTCATGGAAACGTTTTTACAATGAGCCGAGGTGTTTTTTTAAAATATTTTGGCTATGATGAAGAATTTGCTGGAAACTACGACTATGAAGATAACTTTTGTGCTGAATATTTTGATGCGCTTGGTTTTAAGAGAAAATATATTACAAAGAGAAAATATTTTTATAGGGAAAGAGACGATAACGATGTTAATCGTAAAAGTTCATATCACTCATTAAACAGGGATGATTCACAAAATAAAATAATTTATGAAAAGAAAAAAGAAAAAATGAAGAAGTATGGTGCAATGGTAGCACATTCAAGGATTTTTCTAAATTTTAATTGGCAAGTTTTAAGCGAACAGTTTATAAAAAACATCCCAGAAAACACTATAAAAAGAAAATTTTGGCTCTTGAATTATTTCAAATAA
- the rfaQ gene encoding putative lipopolysaccharide heptosyltransferase III, with protein sequence MKILVIKFRNIGDVLLTTPLIENLHHYYPEATIDFALNKGTEAMIEGNPYINKIHIYDRQSANSGFFKKLMTELKFIRAIKKEKYDMAVQTTTGDRGVIIAKYAKIKKIVGFLGKHKAINKLLSVKAKYYENFSHTVDLNLNALRALGFEPVSKKVSVFSDESVEHLNLPKRFVHVHLTSRWMFKCANDESMAELIDYCENELSVKVVLTSDNKENELNKLAGVLKICKSEPINLGGKLSLKQTIVLSKRSSLFIGVDTAIMHIAAANDVPVIAFFGPSGAFEWGPWDNSLMQNGYTSQNGIQSMGKHIVYQKDWDFVPCDKEGIKEHGVEKTLMDFSDEMPKIKEKIKQILKGEI encoded by the coding sequence ATGAAAATACTTGTAATTAAATTTAGAAATATCGGCGACGTGCTTTTGACAACGCCGCTCATTGAAAATTTGCACCACTACTACCCAGAGGCAACCATCGACTTTGCCCTAAATAAAGGGACAGAAGCGATGATAGAAGGCAATCCTTACATAAACAAAATCCACATTTATGATAGGCAAAGTGCAAATTCTGGCTTTTTTAAAAAGCTAATGACCGAGCTAAAATTTATAAGAGCGATCAAAAAAGAGAAGTACGATATGGCGGTGCAAACGACCACTGGAGACCGCGGTGTCATCATCGCAAAGTACGCTAAGATAAAAAAGATAGTTGGCTTTTTAGGCAAGCACAAGGCAATAAATAAGCTTTTAAGCGTAAAGGCAAAATACTACGAAAATTTCTCTCACACGGTTGATCTAAATTTAAACGCACTAAGGGCTTTGGGCTTTGAGCCAGTGAGCAAAAAAGTGAGCGTCTTTTCAGATGAGAGCGTGGAGCATCTAAATTTACCAAAACGCTTTGTGCATGTGCATCTAACAAGCCGCTGGATGTTTAAATGCGCAAACGACGAGAGCATGGCAGAGCTCATCGACTACTGCGAAAATGAGCTTAGTGTAAAGGTCGTGCTAACAAGCGACAACAAAGAAAATGAGCTAAATAAGCTTGCAGGCGTGCTAAAAATTTGCAAAAGTGAGCCTATAAATTTAGGCGGCAAGCTAAGCCTAAAACAAACGATCGTCCTCTCAAAGCGCTCAAGTCTCTTTATCGGCGTCGATACCGCTATCATGCATATAGCTGCTGCTAACGACGTGCCAGTGATCGCCTTTTTTGGCCCAAGCGGAGCTTTTGAATGGGGGCCTTGGGATAATAGCTTGATGCAAAATGGCTACACATCGCAAAATGGCATCCAAAGCATGGGTAAGCACATCGTCTATCAAAAGGACTGGGACTTTGTGCCTTGCGACAAAGAGGGCATAAAAGAGCACGGCGTAGAAAAAACGCTGATGGACTTTAGCGACGAAATGCCAAAAATAAAAGAGAAGATAAAGCAAATTTTAAAAGGAGAAATATGA
- a CDS encoding glycosyltransferase family 2 protein, which produces MLSVVILTYNSEKYLKEVLESANFADEIIVVDSGSKDSTRQICDGFSNVKFHEQAWLGFGAQKQKGVDLAKNEWVFVLDSDEVITDELKNEIISTLKEPKFMAYNVARLNFFFGKAIKNMGLYPDYTVRLFNKNFAKFDGRAVHEKVVLNDDSQRLGALKNHFLHYAYESIEQFIAKQNRYSSMGAKRNLFKALTSPAWTFFKLFVLKSGFKEGFAGYVIARLYAQYTFWKYIK; this is translated from the coding sequence ATGCTAAGCGTCGTAATCCTAACTTACAATAGCGAAAAATACCTAAAAGAGGTACTAGAGAGCGCTAATTTTGCTGATGAGATCATCGTGGTTGATAGCGGCTCAAAAGATAGCACAAGGCAAATTTGTGATGGCTTTAGCAACGTGAAATTTCACGAACAAGCTTGGCTTGGATTTGGCGCGCAAAAGCAAAAGGGCGTGGATCTAGCCAAAAACGAGTGGGTCTTTGTGCTTGATAGCGACGAGGTGATAACAGACGAGCTTAAAAATGAGATCATTAGCACGCTAAAAGAGCCTAAATTTATGGCTTACAACGTTGCTAGGCTAAATTTTTTCTTTGGCAAAGCGATAAAAAATATGGGGCTATATCCAGACTATACGGTAAGGCTTTTTAACAAAAATTTTGCCAAATTTGATGGCAGAGCTGTGCATGAAAAGGTTGTTTTAAATGATGACTCACAAAGGCTTGGCGCGCTTAAAAACCACTTCTTACACTACGCGTATGAGAGCATCGAGCAGTTTATCGCTAAGCAAAATCGCTACTCAAGTATGGGTGCAAAGAGAAATTTATTTAAGGCGCTTACAAGTCCTGCTTGGACATTTTTTAAGCTTTTTGTGCTAAAAAGTGGCTTTAAAGAGGGCTTTGCTGGCTATGTTATCGCTAGACTTTACGCCCAGTACACATTTTGGAAATATATAAAATGA
- a CDS encoding lipid A biosynthesis lauroyl acyltransferase: MDRIYLAGFYTLKFLILIMPSSLQNLLAKFLAFAYRKLGKKRFHIVMTNLDLAFGETKTKEEKLEIAKKCYYNFAKYLGINFILNQNTTKQKILEKVVFKNEHFLVDAMKSGRPIIVTTAHFGQWEIFSLAMAARFSAVSVLGRRLDSSVMDKILRANRSQFDVELIDKDGGAKDILKALKARRLVGILVDQNTAPQDGIKVRFFGKDVLHTPAASVLAQKTDALIVSAFIYQKDENLNEICFEQPIDISTFDKEDAVQKATQMQCSACEEMVRARPEEYFWFHQRFKRFYENEYKC; this comes from the coding sequence ATGGATAGGATATATCTAGCTGGCTTTTACACTTTAAAATTTCTTATACTTATAATGCCTAGCTCACTTCAAAACCTGCTTGCTAAATTTTTAGCATTTGCTTATAGAAAGCTTGGCAAAAAGCGTTTTCATATCGTTATGACAAATTTAGACCTTGCATTTGGCGAGACAAAAACTAAAGAAGAGAAGCTAGAAATCGCTAAAAAATGCTACTACAACTTTGCAAAATACCTTGGCATAAATTTCATCCTAAACCAAAATACAACAAAACAAAAGATACTTGAAAAGGTCGTCTTTAAAAATGAGCACTTTTTAGTTGATGCGATGAAGTCTGGCCGACCTATCATTGTCACGACTGCGCATTTTGGGCAGTGGGAGATATTTAGTCTAGCAATGGCAGCACGATTTAGCGCAGTTTCAGTGCTTGGCAGAAGGCTTGATAGTAGCGTAATGGATAAAATTTTAAGAGCCAACAGATCGCAGTTTGACGTGGAACTAATCGACAAAGATGGCGGCGCAAAAGATATCTTAAAAGCGCTAAAAGCTAGGCGCTTGGTTGGAATTTTAGTCGATCAAAACACCGCGCCACAAGATGGCATAAAGGTGCGGTTTTTTGGTAAAGATGTGCTTCACACGCCAGCAGCAAGCGTGCTAGCTCAAAAGACAGATGCTCTCATCGTAAGTGCTTTTATCTACCAAAAAGATGAAAATTTAAACGAAATTTGCTTTGAGCAGCCAATAGACATAAGCACCTTTGACAAAGAAGATGCTGTGCAAAAAGCGACGCAAATGCAGTGTAGTGCGTGCGAAGAGATGGTTAGAGCAAGGCCAGAAGAGTACTTTTGGTTTCACCAAAGGTTTAAGAGATTTTACGAAAATGAGTACAAATGCTAA
- the waaC gene encoding lipopolysaccharide heptosyltransferase I, translated as MQDKNQLKIAIVKLSALGDIVHAAIVLQFIKKHCPNAHITWLVDARFASLLKDHPLIDELVVLPLKESFKKSYKIIKTLGKFDKIIDLQGLFKSAVVAKLLGKEIYGFSRESVKEKIAARLYGHKFKIDYNENIIVRNLSLAGYALNFGFGRDEILEKSPCFEICKKFKNESGKKRVLIAAFASEESKIYDKFKDVIRLLDDCEIYLCYGSESEKARAEAIISGTSAKLLEKLSIKDMIDYIASCDLVIGNDSGLTHLAWAVNRPSITLFGNRPSHRNAYVTDKNLVIDMGKEIDARSIDKNDFCIREIYPETVANFAKRLLNG; from the coding sequence ATGCAAGATAAAAATCAGCTAAAAATAGCCATAGTCAAGCTCTCCGCTCTTGGGGACATCGTGCACGCAGCCATTGTGCTTCAGTTTATCAAAAAGCACTGCCCAAATGCTCACATCACATGGCTCGTTGATGCCCGTTTTGCAAGCCTTTTAAAAGATCATCCCCTAATCGACGAGCTAGTCGTTTTGCCACTTAAAGAGAGCTTTAAAAAGAGCTACAAGATCATAAAAACGCTTGGCAAATTTGACAAAATCATTGATCTGCAAGGACTTTTTAAATCAGCTGTCGTTGCAAAACTACTTGGCAAAGAAATTTACGGCTTTAGCAGAGAAAGCGTCAAAGAAAAGATTGCAGCCAGGCTTTATGGGCATAAATTTAAGATCGACTACAACGAAAATATCATAGTTAGAAACCTAAGCCTTGCAGGATATGCTCTAAATTTTGGCTTTGGCAGAGATGAGATTTTAGAAAAATCACCCTGCTTTGAAATTTGCAAAAAATTTAAAAATGAAAGCGGAAAAAAACGCGTATTGATCGCTGCTTTTGCAAGCGAAGAGAGTAAAATTTATGACAAATTTAAAGATGTGATTAGACTTCTTGATGATTGTGAAATTTACCTTTGCTACGGGAGTGAGAGCGAAAAAGCAAGGGCTGAGGCGATCATTTCGGGCACATCTGCAAAACTGCTTGAAAAACTAAGCATAAAAGATATGATAGATTACATCGCAAGCTGCGATCTGGTAATTGGCAATGATAGCGGTCTAACGCACCTTGCATGGGCTGTAAATAGGCCTTCTATCACGCTTTTTGGTAACCGACCAAGCCACAGAAACGCCTACGTCACAGACAAAAATCTTGTCATTGATATGGGTAAGGAGATAGATGCTAGAAGTATCGATAAAAACGACTTTTGCATAAGAGAAATTTACCCTGAAACGGTTGCAAATTTCGCAAAAAGGCTGCTAAATGGATAG